A region from the Actinoplanes sp. OR16 genome encodes:
- the dop gene encoding depupylase/deamidase Dop, with product MSVRRIMGTEVEYGISVPGQPGANPMVTSSQVVNAYGARPELNRGGRARWDYEEESPLRDARGFTYSGAAYDPAEALADEDLGLANVILTNGARLYVDHAHPEYSTPECTNPLDVVKWDKAGERVMAEASRRAATIPGTHRIQLYKNNTDNKGASYGSHENYLMRRQTPFADIVAHLTPFFVTRQIFTGVGRVGIGQDGTGSGFQISSRADFFEVEVGLETTLKRPIINTRDEPHADADKYRRLHVIIGDANLSEIASYLKMGTTSLVLNMIEEKVFTGELGIADPVSELKAVSHDPTLKHLMRLRDGRRLTALDLQWAYYERARAFVDERYGPDADEQTTDVLARWEDVLTKLGGSDLLDLSDTLDWVAKLRLLEGYRERENLGWNSPKLQLVDLQYSDVRPEKGLYHRLVARGSMKTLLDPDETQRAMYEPPEDTRAYFRGRCLAQYASEVVAASWDSVIFDVGRESLVRVPMMEPERGTRKHVGALFDTCESAKDLLEVITSR from the coding sequence ATGAGCGTTCGACGGATTATGGGGACCGAAGTCGAATACGGCATTTCGGTGCCCGGGCAGCCCGGAGCCAACCCGATGGTGACCTCCTCTCAGGTCGTCAACGCCTACGGCGCCCGCCCCGAGCTCAACCGTGGCGGCCGGGCCCGCTGGGACTACGAGGAGGAGTCGCCGCTGCGCGACGCCCGCGGCTTCACGTACTCCGGCGCCGCCTACGACCCGGCCGAAGCCCTCGCCGACGAGGACCTCGGCCTGGCCAACGTGATACTGACCAACGGAGCACGCCTCTACGTCGACCACGCGCACCCGGAGTACTCCACACCCGAGTGCACGAACCCGCTCGACGTCGTGAAGTGGGACAAGGCCGGCGAGCGGGTGATGGCCGAGGCGTCCCGCCGTGCCGCCACGATCCCCGGCACCCACCGGATTCAGCTCTACAAGAACAACACCGACAACAAGGGCGCGTCGTACGGGTCCCACGAGAACTACCTGATGCGCCGGCAGACTCCGTTCGCCGACATCGTGGCGCACCTGACGCCGTTCTTCGTGACCCGGCAGATCTTCACCGGGGTCGGCCGCGTCGGCATCGGCCAGGACGGCACCGGCTCCGGCTTCCAGATCTCCTCGCGCGCCGACTTCTTCGAGGTCGAGGTCGGGCTGGAGACGACCCTCAAACGACCCATCATCAACACCCGGGACGAGCCGCACGCCGACGCCGACAAGTACCGGCGCCTGCACGTCATCATCGGCGACGCCAACCTGTCCGAGATCGCTTCGTACCTGAAGATGGGCACCACCTCGCTGGTGCTCAACATGATCGAGGAGAAGGTGTTCACCGGGGAGCTCGGCATCGCCGACCCGGTCAGCGAGCTGAAGGCCGTCAGTCACGATCCGACCTTGAAGCACCTGATGCGGCTGCGGGACGGGCGGCGGCTGACCGCGCTCGACCTCCAGTGGGCGTACTACGAGCGGGCCCGGGCGTTCGTCGACGAGCGCTACGGCCCGGACGCCGACGAGCAGACCACCGATGTGCTGGCTCGCTGGGAGGACGTGCTGACGAAGCTCGGCGGCTCGGACCTCCTGGACTTGTCGGACACGCTGGACTGGGTCGCCAAGCTGCGCCTGCTGGAGGGCTACCGGGAACGCGAGAACCTCGGCTGGAACTCGCCGAAGCTCCAGCTCGTCGACCTGCAGTACTCCGACGTGCGCCCGGAGAAGGGCCTCTATCACCGCCTGGTCGCCCGCGGGTCGATGAAGACCCTGCTCGACCCGGACGAGACGCAGCGCGCGATGTACGAGCCCCCGGAGGACACCCGGGCGTACTTCCGCGGCCGCTGCCTCGCCCAGTACGCCTCCGAGGTGGTCGCCGCCAGCTGGGACTCGGTCATCTTCGACGTCGGCCGGGAATCGCTGGTCCGGGTGCCGATGATGGAACCCGAGCGCGGGACCAGGAAGCATGTGGGCGCGCTCTTCGACACCTGCGAGAGCGCCAAGGACCTGCTCGAGGTGATCACCAGCCGGTGA
- a CDS encoding acyltransferase, with protein MTRLAWLDALRGYAAVVVALFHLSPVIIGSAAHLEIYRAFDAGKYAVLLFFLVSGYVIPMSLERHGSLRRFWAGRLARIYPAYLATIALAALLAAAGLHRMPDQLRTETTASVLAHATMMQDLLGVRGIVRPFWTLSFEMLFYLLVAGLFAWRLHRLSAWWAAGLAALALVAGGGLPDGLFSGDGPVRRWSAVVVLVIVATVVSAYLIDRRGLALGAGAVSLSVIVLAVANGHASRWVTSGSSEQALTMLAVMFAGTVIYRVQHRQIGRIAASPALAVVLLSALDQFGTPVALAVAGTFGIAFALRHRAVPGVLTWLGTVSYSLYLLHLLVLGVLVRFTENRALIVIGFVAGSLLAAHVGNRLVERPGQRLAAIFLTTEGETTRTGSFGKQRESV; from the coding sequence GTGACGAGACTGGCCTGGCTCGACGCCCTCCGGGGCTATGCGGCAGTGGTGGTGGCGCTCTTCCACCTCAGCCCGGTGATCATCGGGTCGGCGGCGCATCTGGAGATCTACCGCGCCTTCGACGCCGGCAAGTACGCGGTCCTGCTGTTCTTCCTGGTCAGCGGCTATGTCATCCCGATGTCGCTGGAGCGGCACGGGTCGCTGCGCCGGTTCTGGGCGGGCCGGCTCGCGCGGATCTACCCGGCGTACCTCGCCACGATCGCCCTGGCCGCCCTGCTCGCCGCCGCCGGGCTTCACCGGATGCCCGATCAGCTGCGCACCGAGACCACCGCGAGCGTGCTGGCCCACGCCACGATGATGCAGGACCTTCTGGGGGTACGGGGGATCGTCCGCCCGTTCTGGACCCTCAGTTTCGAGATGCTCTTCTACCTGCTGGTCGCGGGCCTGTTCGCGTGGCGCCTGCATCGTCTGAGCGCCTGGTGGGCGGCCGGTCTCGCGGCGCTCGCCCTGGTGGCGGGCGGCGGCCTGCCGGACGGCCTGTTCAGCGGTGACGGCCCCGTCCGTCGGTGGAGCGCGGTCGTGGTGCTCGTCATCGTGGCGACCGTCGTCAGCGCGTACCTCATCGATCGCCGAGGTCTCGCCCTCGGAGCCGGCGCCGTCTCGCTCAGCGTGATCGTCCTCGCGGTGGCCAACGGCCATGCGAGCCGCTGGGTGACCAGTGGATCATCGGAGCAGGCGCTGACGATGCTGGCCGTGATGTTCGCCGGGACCGTGATCTATCGGGTGCAGCATCGCCAGATCGGGCGAATCGCCGCGAGTCCGGCTCTCGCCGTGGTGCTGCTGAGCGCCCTCGATCAATTCGGTACGCCGGTCGCGCTCGCGGTCGCCGGAACTTTCGGGATCGCTTTCGCACTGCGTCACCGTGCCGTGCCCGGCGTGCTCACCTGGCTCGGCACCGTCAGCTACTCGCTCTACCTGCTGCACCTGCTGGTTCTCGGTGTCCTGGTGCGATTCACGGAGAATCGGGCGCTGATCGTTATCGGTTTCGTGGCCGGAAGTCTCCTCGCCGCCCACGTCGGTAATCGGCTCGTCGAACGGCCCGGGCAGCGGCTCGCGGCGATCTTTCTCACCACGGAAGGTGAAACGACGCGCACGGGCAGCTTCGGCAAGCAACGTGAGAGCGTCTAG